A window of Argopecten irradians isolate NY chromosome 1, Ai_NY, whole genome shotgun sequence contains these coding sequences:
- the LOC138306613 gene encoding uncharacterized protein isoform X1, translating to MELQENKNTTCLKEPSADGRTQYPQGTMSQEVPPPDQEQTSSLDINHPGDAAKNLQRSDEELNIASKPTPAGDAAASLQCNDKEQTASHPKQSDDAISRGQVPETLSEDKQKQKASKPRDKSGKKKKKVKISEQRPKYEGLCDVIFHYLSNTETVRRFLHSTLPSNIKIVKQGEEKGDKTFADLNGSFRSTLDLPSGPVVGDVEKRLFQAWFLYQEDSEQQAWMEIIPAKRRAYSISNKMVSVSTVNSKVSGGAMISPTTFVKHWSIQQKVQVTFEHDEEVLSITKVLRDNPPEELTEVMEMSYNSLTDTFIAHYNSDAWRLYIGLKNPPKLLEKSQTQRRRSPQLIKEEKRIVSLTSVTLEDIGNTSVICIEVPVVKTTEATKQMSEDMWTVIARLKRHGFSISYANVSEKTPDNTRYNKIKYNTFEQEYAWNCLLSCGFKITDAITEEAMIQLEEQKSVVTAGIFHEMTSKADNCQFFEFERIFTESLHKLDSSKQTNESDELPPHFSMTRRLVVTPTRVIPLRKEPIVKNRIIRQYDDDYFIRVIFRDEDFTRLSAAQAEGLKNITERIRRFMDAKFEIGGRTYEFLACSNSQLREHGVWFFCPNNGHTADSIRLAAGDLSQERNIATYVSRMGLCFSASRPTVEVDVDSGSVKYIDDIKSGNYCFTDGIGKISVPLAKKVADSLLMDPVPSAFQIRYGGCKGVVSQDPNLGNSEEIHIRKSMRKFNSPSKNLEILQTTHPGQLHLNRQVITLLSGLGVKDTVFMALQEKMLFKMADMFLDNTLAARALAEANLGIKYKDLMRAGVSLINEAFFRSVLMTIYKRKHGELIRKTRIEIDYDQGRSMMGTVDETGTLAYGQVFVSYTRYDGMNFIGTKILQTEVVVAKNPCFHPGDLRKFQAVDVPELHHFVDCIVFPQNGLRPHPNEMSGSDLDGDMYFVCWDKNMHPPGQNKEAMDYESPGKSLLYRDVEVSDVTNFIADYIRNDQLGVIANAHVVHADLKNIFCPECITLSKKHSDAVDFPKTGQVPEMTHDLRCEKYPDFMMKSDKPRYASKNVLGKLYRECKSLEKAHNRTYEQNLLQSAIVVDTDMMYPGYESYLDSAYLSRDLYNDKILQLMSLYGIETEAEVVTGIVQKLHKKRGYLQNEKYEVGKIIQGKMSVIRQKVRTDFFEEFVGEGEETCISEDDKNKVLAKASAWYIAAYGQKGTAGKRLVSFPWIVSKLLSEIKANAGNYPSRENVIPNAQNRLVLAQIGSSVVRHFDTNYNERLNTFAFLNECFTKVSRYLPTDNVRLFFTGIQSLCLMDRYSREIDVCLQFQGQLPHLHIKKLIDSVMSGYKRVGPRTISLVHEDTEVFVRLFTNKDDLERTNFIRQQLQLHTHYTVILTFLLDWARKYGLIRILCNEVVFVLLVLQLLSDADNCSTTLEHMQQTHMQQTDAPRWFPGRLIENDHANIAKLLLDVLKKLPSLLNRNQDGDIPVHSPDPTDKRRQPSLIPKLDWRSCKHLTEEILFAYQSIAKHRSVDVFFEQNIYEDGRLMINLPLEIWGSVMFAETYTARRLSEETGAEVSIRRKIFRDTRGLILEAWGSLEQLWNVEKSLQDLNDKSSKFISTIAREIVFIDGAFKRIFYGATSPDQQLTLTRYNGRCQPQHKDLALHIASIGPPYQDTSACLDTFKEVFKRQVELIRQDFESTYHGDLRIALTFGTYYLTYVDNPNLTISELETEMESRVNPKDKQADMNLPGRRIWRSRKRQGRFTKPKPRHIRGSFLPVECDKSNVGVFLDNSCFEKRHEEVKYHATLKIGNQDYGKRHEGIAILDKDIKFIELRLSDLKWLAVDVCRGYEDKANAKKRLDVRCKLQSRRVMDLEGVQEMPDTKILLEPSTRVLVKPDNHTLYVAPEFKDRVTFVREKHVNSYHCNRPMDEYSIWQEMRIEIAQVLEYSIPDVSGKFQEMVEKQEVTVIPKLLPLETSDTEWEQYAENIWELIEHLGEQFDKNSI from the exons ATGGAACTGCAGGAGAATAAAAATACAACATGTTTGAAAGAGCCATCCGCGGACGGCCGCACACAATATCCACAAGGCACAATGTCACAAGAGGTGCCACCTCCCGACCAAGAACAAACATCTTCTTTAGATATAAATCACCCAGGCGATGCAGCAAAAAATCTGCAGCGTTCTGACGAAGAACTAAACATAGCGTCAAAACCCACACCAGCAGGCGATGCAGCAGCAAGTCTACAGTGTAATGACAAAGAACAAACAGCTTCACATCCAAAACAGTCAGATGATGCAATATCAAGGGGTCAAGTACCAGAAACATTAAGTGaagataaacaaaaacaaaaggcATCTAAACCAAGGGATAAAAGTggcaagaaaaagaaaaaggtaaagatATCAGAACAGAGACCGAAATACGAAGGTCTATGCGATGTCATATTCCATTATTTATCTAACACAGAGACTGTCAGGCGCTTCCTACACAGCACACTTCCGTCTAATATCAAGATCGTCAAACAAGGAGAGGAGAAAG GCGATAAGACATTTGCGGATTTGAATGGAAGTTTCAGATCAACCCTTGATCTGCCGAGTGGCCCAGTAGTAGGGGATGTGGAAAAAAGGCTGTTCCAAGCCTGGTTTCTTTACCAGGAGGACTCCGAGCAGCAGGCCTGGATGGAGATAATCCCAGCAAAACGCCGGGCGTACTCTATATCCAACAAGATGGTATCTGTCAGTACCGTCAATAGTAAAGTGTCAGGGGGTGCCATGATATCTCCGACGACGTTTGTCAAGCATTGGTCGATTCAACAAAAAGTGCAAGTCACATTTGAACACGACGAAGAGGTGTTGTCTATCACCAAAGTACTCAGGGACAACCCTCCGGAAGAACTCACAGAAGTCATGGAAATGTCTTACAACTCATTAACCGATACCTTTATAGCTCATTATAATAGTGATGCGTGGCGCCTATATATCGGATTGAAAAACCCACCAAAACTGTTGGAAAAGTCTCAAACTCAGCGACGAAGATCTCCGCAGCTaattaaagaagaaaaaaggaTTGTTTCCCTAACCTCCGTCACACTTGAAGATATAGGCAATACATCCGTGATATGCATAGAAGTGCCAGTCGTCAAAACAACAGAGGCAACAAAGCAAATGTCAGAAGACATGTGGACAGTCATAGCAAGACTAAAACGCCATGGTTTCTCAATTTCGTATGCCAATGTTTCAGAAAAGACTCCCGATAACACTCGCTACAATAAAATAAAGTACAACACGTTCGAACAAGAATATGCGTGGAATTGTCTTCTTTCTTGCGGATTTAAAATAACAGATGCCATCACCGAAGAAGCCATGATACAGCTTGAGGAACAGAAATCTGTCGTGACTGCAGGGATATTTCATGAAATGACGAGTAAAGCTGACAACTGCCAGTTCTTCGAATTCGAAAGAATATTTACAGAAAGCCTACATAAGCTGGACTCTTCTAAACAGACAAACGAGAGCGACGAACTACCTCCTCATTTTTCCATGACACGGCGGCTTGTCGTTACACCAACCCGCGTGATTCCGCTTAGGAAAGAACCGATCGTCAAGAACAGGATTATTCGCCAATACGATGACGACTACTTTATCCGTGTGATATTCAGAGACGAAGATTTTACAAGACTTAGTGCTGCTCAGGCGGAAGGGTTAAAGAATATCACCGAGCGAATAAGAAGATTTATGGATGCCAAATTCGAAATAGGAGGGAGAACGTACGAGTTCCTGGCTTGTTCTAATAGTCAGCTGCGTGAACATGGTGTGTGGTTCTTCTGTCCCAATAATGGACATACTGCGGATAGTATCCGACTGGCGGCAGGGGACCTTTCTCAGGAGAGAAATATTGCAACATATGTGTCCCGTATGGGTCTATGCTTTTCAGCATCAAGGCCTACGGTAGAGGTTGATGTAGACAGCGGTTCCGTGAAGTATATTGACGACATCAAATCCGGAAATTATTGCTTCACGGACGGCATAGGGAAAATATCAGTTCCTTTGGCGAAAAAG GTTGCGGACTCCTTACTGATGGACCCAGTACCCTCCGCCTTCCAGATACGTTACGGAGGATGTAAAGGCGTAGTTTCCCAAGATCCCAACCTAGGAAACTCAGAGGAAATCCACATCCGGAAAAGCATGCGCAAGTTTAACTCTCCCTCCAAAAACCTTGAAATATTACAGACAACACATCCAG GTCAGCTTCACCTTAACAGACAGGTGATCACTCTTTTGTCTGGCCTGGGGGTCAAGGACACAGTCTTTATGGCACTGCAGGAGAAAATGCTCTTTAAAATGGCTGATATGTTTCTTGACAACACACTGGCAGCACGTGCACTAGCAGAG GCCAATTTGGGGATAAAGTATAAGGATCTGATGAGAGCTGGTGTATCTTTGATCAATGAGGCATTCTTCAGGTCAGTATTGATGACAATTTACAAACGGAAACATGGAGAGTTGATCCGGAAAACACGCATAGAGATAGATTATGATCAAGGTAGAAGCATGATGGGAACTGTTGACGAGACAGGAACCTTAGCATACGGACAGGTCTTTGTCTCATACACCAGATATGACGGTATGAATTTTATAGGCACCAAGATTCTTCAGACAGAGGTCGTGGTTGCGAAGAACCCTTGTTTCCATCCAGGTGATTTACGCAAATTCCAGGCTGTTGATGTACCGGAGCTCCATCATTTTGTGGACTGTATCGTGTTTCCTCAAAACGGTCTCCGTCCACACCCTAACGAGATGTCTGGCTCCGATTTAGATGGAGACATGTACTTTGTTTGTTGGGATAAGAATATGCATCCTCCAGGACAGAACAAAGAGGCAATGGACTATGAATCTCCTGGAAAATCACTTTTATACAGAGATGTCGAAGTGTCTGATGTAACCAACTTTATAGCAGATTACATCAGAAACGACCAACTTGGTGTTATTGCCAACGCTCATGTTGTTCATGCAGacttaaaaaacattttttgtccGGAATGCATCACACTGTCAAAAAAGCACTCGGATGCCGTCGATTTTCCTAAAACGGGCCAGGTACCAGAAATGACTCATGATTTAAGATGTGAAAAGTATCCggattttatgatgaaatctgACAAACCGCGCTATGCTTCAAAAAATGTGTTAGGAAAATTGTACCGTGAATGTAAATCTTTAGAGAAAGCCCACAACCGCACATATGAGCAGAACCTTTTGCAGAGCGCTATTGTTGTTGATACTGACATGATGTATCCTGGATACGAATCTTACCTGGATTCTGCATATCTATCCCGCGACTTGTACAATGACAAAATCCTACAGTTAATGTCCCTCTACGGGATCGAAACTGAAGCAGAAGTCGTTACCGGTATTGTACAGAAACTACACAAAAAGCGTGGGTATCTCCAGAACGAAAAGTACGAGGTAGGGAAAATAATTCAGGGAAAGATGAGCGTCATCAGGCAGAAAGTGCGGACAGACTTCTTCGAAGAGTTTGTGGGAGAAGGGGAGGAAACATGTATCTCTGAGGATGACAAGAATAAAGTGTTGGCAAAAGCGTCTGCATGGTACATTGCAGCATATGGCCAAAAGGGTACGGCTGGAAAGCGACTTGTAAGTTTTCCGTGGATAGTTAGCAAGTTATTGTCAGAAATAAAGGCCAATGCGGGCAATTACCCAAGTAGAGAAAATGTCATACCAAATGCTCAAAATAGATTGGTATTAGCCCAAATAGGTTCATCGGTAGTGCGACATTTCGATACGAATTACAATGAACGACTGAACACATTTGCGTTTTTGAACGAATGTTTTACCAAGGTTTCCCGTTATCTCCCTACTGATAATGTCAGGTTGTTCTTCACAGGTATTCAATCACTTTGCCTTATGGACAGGTACTCGCGCGAGATTGATGTATGTTTGCAATTCCAAGGACAACTTCCCCATTTGCATATCAAAAAACTGATCGATAGTGTTATGAGTGGTTATAAGCGTGTAGGTCCAAGAACAATCTCCCTAGTACATGAAGATACAGAGGTATTTGTAAGATTATTCACAAACAAAGATGACTTAGAAAGAACAAATTTTATACGGCAGCAGCTACAATTACATACGCATTATACGGTCATTTTGACATTTCTTCTTGACTGGGCAAGGAAGTACGGATTGATTAGGATATTGTGCAACGAAGTCGTGTTTGTCTTGCTTGTTCTTCAACTCTTGTCAGATGCAGACAATTGCTCTACTACGCTGGAACACATGCAGCAAACTCACATGCAGCAAACTGATGCACCTAGGTGGTTTCCGGGGCGATTAATCGAGAACGACCACGCCAATATAGCTAAATTATTGCTGGATGTCTTGAAAAAGTTACCTTCCTTACTGAACAGAAATCAGGACGGGGACATCCCAGTTCATTCACCTGACCCAACCGATAAGAGAAGACAACCCTCGCTAATTCCTAAGCTGGATTGGAGGTCTTGCAAGCATTTGACGGAGGAAATTTTATTTGCATACCAATCAATTGCCAAACACCGATCGGTCGATGTCTTCTTTGAACAAAACATCTATGAAGACGGTCGCTTAATGATTAACCTACCATTAGAAATATGGGGATCTGTAATGTTTGCAGAAACTTACACTGCTAGGAGACTATCAGAGGAAACGGGTGCTGAAGTCAGTATACGAAGAAAGATATTTAGGGATACTCGGGGACTTATACTGGAGGCTTGGGGATCGCTCGAACAGCTTTGGAATGTTGAAAAATCTCTGCAAGATCTCAACGATAAATCATCAAAGTTCATCAGTACGATAGCCCGAGAGATAGTCTTCATTGATGGTGCGTTTAAACGAATATTCTACGGGGCTACAAGTCCTGACCAGCAGCTTACCTTGACGCGATATAACGGCAGATGTCAACCGCAGCATAAGGACCTCGCATTGCACATTGCGTCTATTGGACCACCTTATCAAGACACCAGTGCTTGTCTAGACACATTCAAAGAAGTATTCAAAAGACAGGTGGAACTTATCCGACAGGATTTTGAGAGCACCTACCACGGAGATCTGCGAATAGCACTCACATTTGGAACATACTATCTAACATATGTAGATAATCCGAATCTTACTATTTCTGAACTTGAAACGGAAATGGAAAGTCGTGTCAATCCCAAAGACAAACAAGCAGACATGAACCTGCCAGGACGTAGAATATGGCGTAGTCGGAAGAGACAAGGCCGCTTTACAAAACCTAAGCCAAGACATATACGAGGCTCATTCCTTCCTGTGGAATGTGATAAAAGCAACGTGGGCGTATTTCTTGACAACTCTTGTTTTGAGAAACGTCATGAAGAAGTGAAATATCATGCAACTTTAAAAATAGGAAACCAAGATTATGGAAAACGTCATGAAGGCATCGCGATCCTTGACAAAGATATCAAGTTCATTGAACTTCGACTATCAGACTTGAAATGGTTGGCTGTAGATGTCTGTCGTGGCTATGAAGACAAGGCAAATGCAAAGAAACGTCTGGATGTACGTTGCAAGCTTCAGTCAAGACGTGTAATGGATTTGGAGGGAGTGCAAGAAATGCCAGACACAAAGATCCTCCTGGAACCTAGCACACGGGTACTTGTGAAACCAGACAACCACACTTTGTATGTTGCACCAGAGTTTAAGGACAGAGTAACATTTGTAAGAGAGAAGCACGTTAACTCGTATCATTGTAACAGACCAATGGACGAGTATAGCATATGGCAGGAAATGAGAATTGAAATAGCACAGGTACTCGAATATTCGATACCAGATGTCAGTGGCAAGTTCCAGGAAATGGTGGAGAAACAGGAAGTGACGGTGATACCTAAACTTCTGCCATTGGAAACCTCCGATACTGAATGGGAGCAATACGCAGAAAACATCTGGGAGCTTATAGAACACTTAGGCGAACAGTTCGATAAAAATAGCATATAG